The genomic window CGCCTAAACATTTCGATTTATCCTATAGCCTAGAATATGTTTCAGCCTTGGTCTCCGGATGGGCGTTGAAATTCAGGCGCAATTCCTTTCCCCTAAGTGATCACGCAGACTTCCCAAATCTAATAAAGTTTGTTGGTGATTGCAGCCCTAAGTTAGTCTTAACATATCATGGGGGAAGATTCAATAGCATCTTAGCGAAACACATTGAGAAGAAACTTAAGATAAGGGCTTACCCAATTGACTTGATCACGACAAATTTCTGCCAGCAGTAACTTAAATAATAGGAAGCTCGAACAGCACGTGAAAGAAGACATGTCTCAGCCATGGGTAGCTAACGCTTATTTCTCTCCTTTCCTCTAAGAATATGGAGATAGAGAACCTTGAATAGAGTTAAAAGATTCTGGAAAAACTTGGTGAGAAATCCGTACTTTCTGGGATTTGTAAGTCTTTTATGGCTTCTTTTCAGGTCTGGGACTAAACCTTCACGGATTATTTATCCATGTCAGAGGGCGTCTGCAACCATAAGCTTTTATCTTTTAATATATCCGCTCTTCGCTTCAATACTTATCTTTCTCAAGAAATTTCTAAGAATATCATCTTACGCCAAAAGGGTTTCCGGCAGAAAGATTTTATCCGTTTCTCTAATATCCCTATCAGCAATAGTCACCGTCTTAGCAGTTTACGCCAACATAATTATTAATCCCGAAACAGTGTTAAGTGGGAGGGCAACATTAATTGAGAAAAAGACCACTGTTTCATTAATACGTGTTAATGGGCGGCCCCTTGAAGAAGCGCTGAAGGAAGCCATTGATCTCGTAGGTGGAATAGACCATTATATACCGCCTCAATCAAAAGTTCTCATCAAACCAAACATAGTTAGAAAACAGGAGCCGCCGGACACCACTGATCCAGCCATAGTTGAAGCGTTGATTAATATTATAAGAAGCAGAAATCCATCTGTAATTTGGGTAGCTGATGGAAGCGGTGAAGGTAACACCCTTGAAAACTTTAAGGCTTTAGGCTATCTGCCAGTCGCCGAGAGAACAGGGGCTATTCTCGTCGACTTAAACCATGGCGACATGGTTAATGTTCCGGCAGGGGGCATTGTCTTCAATAGTTTCCAATTTAACCGCATAGTTGTGGAGGCCGACGTCTTTATATCTCTAGCATGTATGAAAACCCACTCTCAGGCCGTAGTAACATTAACGATGAAAAATCTCATAGGAATAGCTCCCGGCTCGTTGTATGGATACCCGCCTAGCCCAACAAAAGTGATTCTACATGAGAAGGCGGAAGTGAAGGGCGATCGATACATGGCGGGCGTGATAGTTGATCTATGTAAGGCTAGAAAAATCGATTTAGCGATAATCGATGGCAGAATCGCCATGGAGGGGGAAGGGCCGCATGAAGGTGACCCGGTGAAACTCGACCTGTTAATAGTTGGAGCGGATCCGGTTGCAACCGACGCTGTGGCTTCAGCGATAATGGGCTTTGATCCAGAGAAGGTGCCGACCTTGTATCTTGCCAATCAAATTGGGCTTGGAACAAACAATTTACATGAAATTGAGATTAAAGGTGAGAGGATTGAGGATGTTTTCTATCCATTTAGACCAGCTCCTGGACATGAGGGTTTTCAGATACTTTCAAGTACTGAACGTGAACTCTATAGATGGAGAATGAACCTGATTTGCATTAGCGCTTCTCTTTGGATCATAACGCTGTTAGCTGCGGGATGGAGGCGGGGCGTCGCCTCCACAAACGATAAAATTCGTCTGAACATGAATATATAATTCAAAGATGTTAAGGTTGCAGGAGGCGGCTAACGAATTGCCGTAATATGGAAAGATTTATTAAATGTCTGGCTAGATTGATTGTGGGTGTTTAAAATGATTAGGCCCGTAGCATTTAGGAATAAGGGTCAACAGATAATAGGGGTTCTCCATAAGCCCGACAATATTAAGCCTCATGAGAAGGTTCCGGGAATAGTTATGTTTCATGGCTTTACTGGCAATAGAAGCGAGGCCCATAGGCTCTTTGTCCAAATAGCTAGAGGGCTATCCAGCTGCGGTTTCGCTGTTCTACGTTTTGATTTCAGGGGTTCAGGGGACAGTGATGGAGACTTTGAAGATATGACACTGCCAGAGGAAGTAAGCGATGCTGAGAGAGCCGTAACATTCTTACTTAGGCAGAGGAATGTTGACAGGGAAAGGATTGGTGTCATAGGCTTAAGTATGGGTGGTAGGGTTGCGGCAATCCTCGCTTCAAAAGACAAGAGGATTAAGTTCGCAGTTTTATATTCGCCGGCTCTAAGCCCATTAAAGGAAAGGTTCCTTTCATTAATGAGTAAAGAGGCTTTAGGGAGGCTTGAGTCTGGTGAGCCAATAGAGGTCTCCAGCGGATGGTACCTGAAAAAAGCATTTTTCGAGACCATTGACTACATAGTCCCCCTAGACATAATGGGCAAAATTAGGGTTCCAGTCTTGATAATACATGGCGATCGAGACGAGGTTATACCAGTGGAGGAATCCGTGAAAGCCTATGAGCGGGTCAAGGGCTTAAATGAGAAGAATGAGCTTTACATAGTTAAAGGTGGAGATCACACATTCTCTAAGAGGGAGCATACTTTAGAGGTTCTAAAGAAGACAATTGAATGGTTAAACTCATTAAATTTAATTCATTAAATTTAATTTAATGTAGCTCCAAAAACATTCTCCAATCTATTGATATGGACTGTTTTTAAGCTTTTCCCTAAGAATCTTAGCTGTATACTTGAAGGCTTTCTCTAGATCCCCAGCCCCATTAACACCCGCAGAAGTCGAATGCCCTCCACCCATCCCGTGAAGGTATTCGCCCAATATTTTCGCGAGATCTCTACCCAAATGTATCCCAGTCTTATTGTAGAATTCGCTGCTGGATCTTAAGCTGATAGATATTTTATCTTTGTCTTGAGAGCCGACTATCGCTAAGCTTGCTCCAACATCTACAAGCGCTCTTGCGGCCGATGCTTGAAAGGAGCCGACATGCGAGAAGGCTATAACCCAGCCATATATCCGCATGAGCCTCATTCTTCTACAGGCTTTAAGCCGAGCTATACGCTCAGAAACATCCATCGGCACTAATAGGAGCTGCAATATTTCTTGGGCGTCGACGCCGAGATCTATGAGCTCAGATATCACCTTAAATGTTGAGGAGGAAGCCAAGGTAAAATGCCTTGTATCGAAGGCGATCCCTAAAAATAGGGCTTCAGCAACGTCCCTTGAAGGCTTAACATTGGCCTCCTTAAAAAAATCATGGATTATTTCACAGGTAGATGAGAGATCCTCTCGGCATACGCATAGAGACGTAATTTTCACAGTCTCTGGGTGAGGGGTATGGTGGTCAATAACGATTTTTGGGGAAGCGGACTCGCATACGTTTTTCCTCCACTCGCCCAGCTGCTGCACAGTGCTTGTGTCCAACATGAATATTATGTCGGCCTTACTGAAATTCGGTTTCTCATTCTCCACCCTCATTGAGAAACGCTCCAAAATACTCTTGGATACTTTGCTAACGCTTTCAGGCGACGCAACCTCAACCTCAATTTCAGGCTTAAAATATTTCAACAGTTTGATAAGGGCATAGGATGAGCATATGGCATCAGGGTCCGCGTTCTGATGGCATAAAATTAACGCTGACTTAACCCCCCTCTTCTCCACAATGTCAATTATTTTCTGAAAGGAGCAACCCATTTTTTCAACCTTAAACTCTTGATACCCAATGAGACTAGGATTGAATCTCTTCCAGATATTTTTCAACGGCTTCAAAAGCGGCCTTTATAGATTCTTTAGCAATTTCATCAGCATTTATATTCTTGCAAAGCGGCGAAAGCGTTAACTCAACTTCTATATCGATATTCAGAGAATCCAAGCTTTCCAAGTCAACCGATATGGAGGCATCCGATATGTACTCTTTAGGAACCTTAGACGTGATATATTTTCTCGCAGCCCTCTCAGCTATTTCGCATATTTTCTCTAGATCCTCATACGACAATGAGCTTACTGGACGTTTACTCAAAGCATACGGCACCTAAGCGTAGCCTCTGTCCATCTTTATGCTGGTGATATTGGCTGCAAATCTTTTTGGAGCTTCTCCTGCAGCTCTTTTATTTGGCTTCTGAGCCTTTCCTCCTGCTTCGTGAGGACTGAAACCCTCATTGTAGCGATTTCTTTTCTCTCGGCAAGCTCGCTGGTAACTTTAGCCTTACTCGTCCTTATGAGTAAGGAGCCTATCGACTTATAAATCACCGCATCATCTGGGGTTTTTTCAATCTCGCTTAAAGCCCTGTCAATTTCAAGAATCTCTAAATCGAGCTGCTGTTTCTGCGCTAAAACCGTCTGGAGCGTCTCCTGTAGTTGCTGCAACCTAAGGAGCCTCTCCTGAACCGCTGGCGGTAGCTTAATCTCTTCACTCATACTTCACTACCACCACATATTATATAGCGGGTAACATTAAATACGTCTTACAAATAATATTTGGGTTGTCGCAATTAAAGGTTTCCAAAATCCTTCTAACTAGGCGCTTCTACTCCAGAACTCTTGAGGTAGAATAACCCTACAGGCTTTCTCTTGAACCCACTTTTTCTCCAAGTTATATCTCGATAACGGTTTTGTTAAGTGTCTTTCTGATCTAGGCGGCGCAATGTATAGTCCCGGCTTAACGTCCCTCTCAACCTTAACTGCCACTTTCGTGAGCTTCGGGCCGTGAAAGCCGCACTTGTAGCACTCGAACCCCTTGCCTCTACCCATAGATTTCATCCTCTTACTGCAAACCGGGCATAGCGGATTCTGAAGAATAATTCTGTCGGCTAAACTGAGAACCTCGAGCTTCTCAACGTTTATAGTCATGGGGTTCTTCCTAGATCTTGGGCGAACCCCGCCATAAACCTTCACTTGATCGCCCTCAGTTAACATACAGGCTATTTTTCGTAGGTTGCCGCTCTCCTCGTAGGCTGCGCAATCCACTGCTCCCGTCTCATCCCATATACGGAATATTACATGTCCCCCGGGGATAATTTTAGGAGAACCCTTAATCCAACCTTGAACTATTACCGGATGATATGGCCTCACATCCCTTATAGAGCGAACCGCTCTTAAATGCGCATCAGTTCCATGATTTGTCCTAAAAATAACCCAGCGGTCTATTGGCTCATAGGAGTGGATCATCTCATGCGCAGATTTAACCGCCTCCGGCGTCTCGCCTCTAATACCATAGAGTACTGGATCCGGCCCCCTAGGAGTTATCAGAATCCTGCCGGTCTCGGGGTCAATGTTGTTAAACGTTAAATTAACCATTTTTTTATCCATCTCTATCACCGACGATTCGTCGATTTTTCTGGGGGTTCCCCAATTCTCCCTCCTCCTATAGGCTATTAGTTCAAATGTATGGTCCCAGCTCAAGGTTTCGCCGATGGCGGCTAGCCCTCCAATAATCCCTCGCCTACTATTGTAGCCGACAGCTTCAGCCTTAAACCTCCTTATCACCTTTAAGGCATACTTAATGCTTACAATCCCTTGGATGGTTTCCTTGGCAAACCTCTCGATTTCCTCAGGCACCTCGCCCACAAGAAAAACAATTCCCGGGTCGGTTCCTCTATAGCTGAGATCCGAGTTTTCCTCGATGACTTCGATCGCCTCCTCTTTCACATCCTCATATAGGCTGTCTTCGCATATGATTCTCAGGCAGAGCGCCCCATTGCCGCGGGTTTTCCAAGGAACATTTGGGTTTAATCTAATGAGGTTCGGGTAATCTGCGAATTGAACCCCCATCCTGCAAAACCTTTCGATCATTAGCGCTGCAACGTAGGTTGTACATCCACCTCTAGGTGAATCGGTGTCGTCGAACCCTATATGCAGCTTCATTTGCCTAACACTTCCCTAAATATGCCGAATATGCCACATATATTTGGCGATTCATCTTATGAAGGATGGTGAAAAGCAAAGTTAATATCTTTTTAAATAAAAAATAGTATTGCCGGATGAAGAGAAGGCATTTGATTGAGGTGATGATAGATCAGAGTTAAGCTGACGGCAAAAATATTATCTTGTAAATTATTGTCTCGCTTATAACTTCATGAGCGCCCATTCAATTTCGTCTCTTGCTGATAGTTTGCTGCTACTCTTTTTTCATCTCCTCAATAACTATCATCGTTAATGTGGATCTAACCTTATTTATTCTGCGTATCTTCCATGTAACTATGTCTTTAAGCTTCTCCATAGATTCGGCTCTAACTTTAGCCACTATGTCATAAACTCCATAGACGCTGTAAGCCTCTTCAACTCCTTCAACCCTCTTAAGCTCATTTAAAACTTCTCCCTCAGACCCTATCTCCGCATTTATTAAGACGAACGCTATTGGCATAAGGATCCCTCAAACAATTAATATTGTTTAAATGCTTAAAAACCTTCTTAATTTTTGTTGAAAACTCTGTCTGGTGGACGCCATGTCTGAGAAGATCATAACAACGAGGGAGATGCGCGCCTTAGACTTAAACGCCGAGTATTTCGGGATCTCAAGGCTACAACTAATGGAGAACGCTGGGAGAAGCGTCGCCGCCGAGATTGCGTCGCGTTTTAAACCATCAAACACGAAAATCTCCGTTTTCTGCGGTTTAGGTGGAAATGGCGGAGACGGCTTTGTCGCGGCAAGGCATCTAATATGCATGGGCTTTAAAGTTAACGTCTTACTCGCCGGAAGGCAATCCGACATAACCAACGAGGAATCTAGAAGGAACTGGGAGGCCTTAAGATCGTTACGCAAGTCGTTAACTCTACGCGAGGTTTACGATTCATCGCTTATACCTGATGTTGAAGCCGATGTCGTTGTGGACGCGCTTCTAGGAATAGGTTTAAAAAGCCCCCCTAGACCACCCATCTCACAAATGATAGAGAAGATTAATGAATTAGATGCCTTCCGAGTCGCGGTTGACGTCCCGAGCGGAATAGACTCGGATACAGGCGCGGTTTTAGGCGAAGCCGTAAAAGCGCACTTGACAGTTACATTTCACAAGCCGAAGCCGGGCCTTTTAAAAGCCAAGGAATATGTCGGCGAGTTAATCGTCAAGCAGATAGGGATCCCGGAAGAAATTGAAAGTTTTGCTGGACCGGGCGATGTTTTAACCATATTAAAGCCTAGGCCGCCGGAAGCCCATAAAGGCGATTTCGGCAGGTTGCTTGTAGTTGGGGGAAGCGAGACATTCAGCGGCGCGCCCACTTTGACGGCTTTGGCGGCTTTAAGGGCTGGCGTAGACCTAGTTTACATCGCGGCGCCCCGTGAAACAGCTTACGCTATATCCTCGATATCGCCGGATCTTATAACTCTTAAGCTTGAAGGAGACCATTTAAGTGTAAGAAACATGCCGATAATAAGGAGCTACGTGGAGAGGGTGACGGCCATCGCTATAGGTCCAGGCTTAGGCTTACATAAGGAGATTGAAGAAGCCGTTAACGAGATAGTGGAGGCGGCTGAAAAGCGGGGGATCCCAATATTGCTTGACGCTGATGGATTAAAAGCATTCGCTAACTTTAAGCATAGGCTTAAGACGCCAGCGGTCCTGACCCCCCATTTAGGCGAGTATACTCTTTTAGCTGGCGAGAGGCCGCCGGAGGATCTTGAGGGAAGAGCTGAGCATGTGAAGAAGACGGCCGAGGATCTTAACGCAGTTATACTCTTAAAATCCCACGTAGACATAATTTCGGACGGCTTCAGAATTAAATTTAATTTTACCGGGAACCCGGGCATGACCGTTGGCGGCACAGGCGATGTGCTTTCCGGCATAGTTGCTGCTTTTCTATCTCAAGGTATAGATCCGTTTGAGGCTGCTGTGGCCGGAGCCTTCATTAACGGCGCCGCCGGAGACTTTGTGGTGGCTGAAAAGGGCTATCACATGGTTTCTAGCGACCTCATTGACTGGATACCGAAAGTTATGAATGATCCTATAAGCCATATGAAGATTAAGAGGCAGATGAGGGGGCAACCATGAGCGTAGATCTTCTACTGCCCTTAATCCTCTTCTCAATAATTGCGGCGTCGCTGCTAGTTTATAGGAGATTTGAGAGAAGGGTAAGGGGAATTTTAGAGGATAAGAAGCTTAAAGCCCATGAAGTGATCCTTATAGCCGCATCCATGGGCATATTTGTTACATTAATCGCCCTAATGCCGAGCTACTTGATCCAGACGCTCTTTCTATTCGCTTACTTCTATATGCTGCTAGTGTTCTCATACCTTATTTTAAATAAATGGTTTTTAGCGATATTTCCGCCAATAGCTTTCTTAGCCGCCTACCTCTCAACGATCTATCTGATGCCAGAAAACTCTCTAGCAGCGTTTATCTCCATGAACCTTTTAGCGGCATTCTTCGCAATCATGGTTATCATATACATGAATTTCCTCTTCTCATGGAAGATCACTGTAATCTTCGCAGCACTTTTAACAATAATGGATTTCATACAGGTTTTTTGGACGGGACACATGGTTGAAGCAGCCTATAAAATGGAAGCCCTCCGATTACCGGTAACTATATCCTCGCATCTTGCAAAGCTGGGTTTAGGAGATGTTTTTCTATCCGGACTCTTATCAGCGCAGACAGCTGCCAAGTATGGTCTCAGAACAGGTCTCGTCGTCGCTGCGGCAATAAGTGTATCCTTATTCATCTTCGAAATACTGGTTCTTAACTCCCTCATAGGCTACAGTGTTTTCCCAGCGACGATAATCGTTTTATTGGGTTGGCTTCTTGGAGTAGGTTTTCAACTTCTTAAAAAGGGGATTAAAAGTTGAAGAAAAAAATTAAAGGGAGACTCTATTACAAAAATTCTTAATGGAGACTGTTTTCCTCTATGAAAACTTTTATCCTCTTTAGGCCTTCTTTTATGTTTTCCTCTGAGGCAGCATAGGAGATTCTCAGGTGCTCTCCATCACCCTCGTTTTTATGCCCAAAGTGAATATCAGATAAGACAGCTACACCGGCCCCGTAAAGCAGGCGCGCCCTGAAATCTTCAGAATCCTTTGCGCCGACAATCTTGCAGGCTTCTGTAACATTTGGCCAAGCGTAGAAGGCTCCCTTAGGCTTTAAGCAGCGGATGCCTTTAATTGAGTTTAAGCCATCAACTATTATTTCCCTTCTTCTCCTAAAGCTCTCAATCATTCTTCTCGAATCGTCTTGCGGGCCCTTTAGCGCAGTTAACGCCGCGTACTGATTTGGGTGTGGTGCACATGACTCGGTGTTTGTCACCCAGCGGGCTAAGTGTTGGGCGAGCTTCGGGTTCGCTGCAAAACCTATTCTCCAGCCGGTCATCGCATATGTCTTTGAGACCCCGTCTACGATCACCGTTCTCTCCAGCATTCCATCTATTGAGGCTATACTAACGAATTCGCCGTCATAAACCATTTGAGAGTAAACTTCATCTGAGAAAACCCATAGATTATCGTAGCGTTTCACTATATCGGCCATTTGCTCAAGAGTTTCCCTATCTAAAACCCCGCCCGTAGGGTTGTGGGGTGAATTCAATATAAGCAGCCTAGTCCTCTCATTAACTATTTTCTCCAAGTATTCCACGTCTACTTTGAAGCCATTTTTTTCAAGTATTGGTAGTGGAACCGGCACTGCGCCGTACGCTCTTATCAAAGATTCATATATTGGGAAGCCGGGGTTAGGGTAGATAACCTCGTGGCCTTTACCATGATCAGTAACCGAAAGTATAGTATACCCTATGAATGGTTTAGCGCCGCATGCGACCACAACCCATTCCGGCTTAATGTCAATCCCCCTAGTCTCAGAGAAATATTCAGCGATAGCCTCCCTGAGCTCCGGTATCCCAGCCGAAGGTGTATATCCAGTTTTTCCACTTCTTATGGCTTCTATTGCGCCCTCCTTAATGTAGTTTGGTGTGTCAAAATCTGGTTGGCCTATGCAGAAGTTCATTATGCTTTTGCCCCTTCTAACCATCTCGTTTACTTCCCTTAAGACATCGAAAGCCGTTTCGGTTCCGAGATTTCTCGTTCTCTCTGATATATCTGGCATCATTATTCCCTCGCAACCATTTAGACCTATACTTGGCTAATCCCCTATTTCTTAAGAGGTACTTACTAAAAAATTTTCCCTTAAAAATAACGTATAAATAATTCAACCCGCAATGTCTAAAACTGTTTGGGGGTGGATAGTAATGCTTAAGGCTGAGTATAAGGCTGAGGGAGGCAAGCTGATTAAGGTTCAGATGACTAAAAAGGGAGATAAAATAGATTCAATAAAAATAACCGGCGACTTCTTTATGCATCCGGAGGATCTTATCGATGATCTTGAAAAAACCCTTCTAGGCTGCCCCCTCGACGAAAACATAATAGCGGAGACCGTTAAACGCTTCATTAGAGATAGAGATGTGATGCTGCTGGGCGCAACCCCCGAAGACTTTGCGAAATGTATAATTAAGGCGGGTGGTAGAGATGGCTGAGAAGTGGCGTCTACTAGACACTGGCGTTAACGATGCGTTTTATAATATGGCTTTAGATGAAGCTATAGCGGTAGCCAGATCTAGAAACATTGTTCCGAACACCATACGCTTCTTTAGATGGGAGCCTTCAGCCGTCTCCATAGGATACTTCCAAAGCATGGAGGAAGAGGTGGACATAGAGGCTTGTAGGAGATTAGGCATCGACTACGTTAGAAGAAGGACCGGGGGCGGAGCCGTGTACCATGACCTTAATGGAGAACTAACTTACAGCATAATAATCAATGAAGATCATCCGCTGGTCTCCAGAGACTTTCAAAAAACATACGAGAACCTTTGTTCAGGGTTGGTTAGGGGGCTTAGGCTTCTAGGTGTTCCCGCAGAGTTTAAACCAATAAACGATATAGTTGTTGGGGGGAAGAAGATTTCTGGAAATGCCCAAACAAGGGGAATGGGCGTTGTACACCAGCATGGCACAATACTCCGCGATGTAAACCCGACAATAATGTTCACGGTGCTTAAGGTTCCCAGCGAAAAGATCCGTGACAAAATGATAAAATCCGCGGAGGAAAGGGTAACCTCAATAAAAAGATATTTAGGGAGAGAGGTTAGCTTTGAGGAACTTAAACATGCTTTAATAAAGGGTTTCGAGGAGTCTTTTGGAATAGAGCTGGTGCCCGGAAAAGTAGATGTTTTCGAAGAAGAGTTGGCGGTAACTTTGAAAAGAGAGAAATACTCGACTAGAGAATGGAATTTCAGGAGGTAGAAGAACTAGCGGCTAGACTTGTCGATCGCTCGCTTTCATCTTTCCTTTTTTCAGCTCATCGATAACATTTAGTATTTCTTTAACTATGACTTCTGGGGGCGTCATTAAATCATTACAATGTATGTCTCTTAGGACCCCTTTTTCCCTGTAGTAATGTATTAGCGGCTCCGTGCTTCTCCTATAAACATTTAGGCGCTCCCTAATAACATCGGGTTTATCATCGTCTCTTTGGTATAGCTCGCCGCCACACGCATCGCAGACCTCGTCCACCCTCGGTTTTAATGTAAGCCTATTATATATGGCTCCACACTGCCTGCACACAAGCCTGTTAGATAAGCGCTGGACAATTATTTCGTCCGGCACATTCAGGTTTACAACTAGATCTATCTTGGAAATTTTTTCAAGTTCTTCAGCCTGCCTTAAAGTCCTTGGAAAACCGTCAAGTATAAAGCCCCTCTGGGCATCGGGTTTCCTAAGCCTATTAACCAGCATAGCAATAATTATTTCGTCCGGCACCAGTTCACCCCTATCGCTATACTCCTTAATCCGCTTTCCAATCTCCGTCTGAGCCTTTATCTCCTCACGAACCATATCGCCAGTAGAGATATGCGGGACACCAAGTATCGCGGTGAGCCTAGAGGCATACGTCCCCTTCCCAGATCCAGGCGGGCCAAGCATAACGATTCTCATATAGGCCACCATGGCATAGGTGTTTAGCGTTAAATAAGAGGTAGAGGGAGGCTCCACATAAATGTTTATTTATCTTAAAGTTTGGTAAATCGTGGATTTTTTAACCTCAGCTTTCATCATAAAAG from Candidatus Bathyarchaeia archaeon includes these protein-coding regions:
- a CDS encoding tRNA(Ile)(2)-agmatinylcytidine synthase, with product MKLHIGFDDTDSPRGGCTTYVAALMIERFCRMGVQFADYPNLIRLNPNVPWKTRGNGALCLRIICEDSLYEDVKEEAIEVIEENSDLSYRGTDPGIVFLVGEVPEEIERFAKETIQGIVSIKYALKVIRRFKAEAVGYNSRRGIIGGLAAIGETLSWDHTFELIAYRRRENWGTPRKIDESSVIEMDKKMVNLTFNNIDPETGRILITPRGPDPVLYGIRGETPEAVKSAHEMIHSYEPIDRWVIFRTNHGTDAHLRAVRSIRDVRPYHPVIVQGWIKGSPKIIPGGHVIFRIWDETGAVDCAAYEESGNLRKIACMLTEGDQVKVYGGVRPRSRKNPMTINVEKLEVLSLADRIILQNPLCPVCSKRMKSMGRGKGFECYKCGFHGPKLTKVAVKVERDVKPGLYIAPPRSERHLTKPLSRYNLEKKWVQEKACRVILPQEFWSRSA
- a CDS encoding DUF3194 domain-containing protein codes for the protein MSKRPVSSLSYEDLEKICEIAERAARKYITSKVPKEYISDASISVDLESLDSLNIDIEVELTLSPLCKNINADEIAKESIKAAFEAVEKYLEEIQS
- a CDS encoding NAD(P)H-hydrate dehydratase, which encodes MSEKIITTREMRALDLNAEYFGISRLQLMENAGRSVAAEIASRFKPSNTKISVFCGLGGNGGDGFVAARHLICMGFKVNVLLAGRQSDITNEESRRNWEALRSLRKSLTLREVYDSSLIPDVEADVVVDALLGIGLKSPPRPPISQMIEKINELDAFRVAVDVPSGIDSDTGAVLGEAVKAHLTVTFHKPKPGLLKAKEYVGELIVKQIGIPEEIESFAGPGDVLTILKPRPPEAHKGDFGRLLVVGGSETFSGAPTLTALAALRAGVDLVYIAAPRETAYAISSISPDLITLKLEGDHLSVRNMPIIRSYVERVTAIAIGPGLGLHKEIEEAVNEIVEAAEKRGIPILLDADGLKAFANFKHRLKTPAVLTPHLGEYTLLAGERPPEDLEGRAEHVKKTAEDLNAVILLKSHVDIISDGFRIKFNFTGNPGMTVGGTGDVLSGIVAAFLSQGIDPFEAAVAGAFINGAAGDFVVAEKGYHMVSSDLIDWIPKVMNDPISHMKIKRQMRGQP
- a CDS encoding biotin/lipoate A/B protein ligase family protein, whose product is MAEKWRLLDTGVNDAFYNMALDEAIAVARSRNIVPNTIRFFRWEPSAVSIGYFQSMEEEVDIEACRRLGIDYVRRRTGGGAVYHDLNGELTYSIIINEDHPLVSRDFQKTYENLCSGLVRGLRLLGVPAEFKPINDIVVGGKKISGNAQTRGMGVVHQHGTILRDVNPTIMFTVLKVPSEKIRDKMIKSAEERVTSIKRYLGREVSFEELKHALIKGFEESFGIELVPGKVDVFEEELAVTLKREKYSTREWNFRR
- a CDS encoding DHH family phosphoesterase, with protein sequence MGCSFQKIIDIVEKRGVKSALILCHQNADPDAICSSYALIKLLKYFKPEIEVEVASPESVSKVSKSILERFSMRVENEKPNFSKADIIFMLDTSTVQQLGEWRKNVCESASPKIVIDHHTPHPETVKITSLCVCREDLSSTCEIIHDFFKEANVKPSRDVAEALFLGIAFDTRHFTLASSSTFKVISELIDLGVDAQEILQLLLVPMDVSERIARLKACRRMRLMRIYGWVIAFSHVGSFQASAARALVDVGASLAIVGSQDKDKISISLRSSSEFYNKTGIHLGRDLAKILGEYLHGMGGGHSTSAGVNGAGDLEKAFKYTAKILREKLKNSPYQ
- a CDS encoding prefoldin subunit beta, producing MSEEIKLPPAVQERLLRLQQLQETLQTVLAQKQQLDLEILEIDRALSEIEKTPDDAVIYKSIGSLLIRTSKAKVTSELAERKEIATMRVSVLTKQEERLRSQIKELQEKLQKDLQPISPA
- a CDS encoding pyridoxal phosphate-dependent aminotransferase: MMPDISERTRNLGTETAFDVLREVNEMVRRGKSIMNFCIGQPDFDTPNYIKEGAIEAIRSGKTGYTPSAGIPELREAIAEYFSETRGIDIKPEWVVVACGAKPFIGYTILSVTDHGKGHEVIYPNPGFPIYESLIRAYGAVPVPLPILEKNGFKVDVEYLEKIVNERTRLLILNSPHNPTGGVLDRETLEQMADIVKRYDNLWVFSDEVYSQMVYDGEFVSIASIDGMLERTVIVDGVSKTYAMTGWRIGFAANPKLAQHLARWVTNTESCAPHPNQYAALTALKGPQDDSRRMIESFRRRREIIVDGLNSIKGIRCLKPKGAFYAWPNVTEACKIVGAKDSEDFRARLLYGAGVAVLSDIHFGHKNEGDGEHLRISYAASEENIKEGLKRIKVFIEENSLH
- a CDS encoding lipoate protein ligase C-terminal domain-containing protein, giving the protein MLKAEYKAEGGKLIKVQMTKKGDKIDSIKITGDFFMHPEDLIDDLEKTLLGCPLDENIIAETVKRFIRDRDVMLLGATPEDFAKCIIKAGGRDG
- a CDS encoding Lrp/AsnC ligand binding domain-containing protein — its product is MPIAFVLINAEIGSEGEVLNELKRVEGVEEAYSVYGVYDIVAKVRAESMEKLKDIVTWKIRRINKVRSTLTMIVIEEMKKE
- a CDS encoding alpha/beta fold hydrolase, whose translation is MIRPVAFRNKGQQIIGVLHKPDNIKPHEKVPGIVMFHGFTGNRSEAHRLFVQIARGLSSCGFAVLRFDFRGSGDSDGDFEDMTLPEEVSDAERAVTFLLRQRNVDRERIGVIGLSMGGRVAAILASKDKRIKFAVLYSPALSPLKERFLSLMSKEALGRLESGEPIEVSSGWYLKKAFFETIDYIVPLDIMGKIRVPVLIIHGDRDEVIPVEESVKAYERVKGLNEKNELYIVKGGDHTFSKREHTLEVLKKTIEWLNSLNLIH
- a CDS encoding DUF362 domain-containing protein yields the protein MNRVKRFWKNLVRNPYFLGFVSLLWLLFRSGTKPSRIIYPCQRASATISFYLLIYPLFASILIFLKKFLRISSYAKRVSGRKILSVSLISLSAIVTVLAVYANIIINPETVLSGRATLIEKKTTVSLIRVNGRPLEEALKEAIDLVGGIDHYIPPQSKVLIKPNIVRKQEPPDTTDPAIVEALINIIRSRNPSVIWVADGSGEGNTLENFKALGYLPVAERTGAILVDLNHGDMVNVPAGGIVFNSFQFNRIVVEADVFISLACMKTHSQAVVTLTMKNLIGIAPGSLYGYPPSPTKVILHEKAEVKGDRYMAGVIVDLCKARKIDLAIIDGRIAMEGEGPHEGDPVKLDLLIVGADPVATDAVASAIMGFDPEKVPTLYLANQIGLGTNNLHEIEIKGERIEDVFYPFRPAPGHEGFQILSSTERELYRWRMNLICISASLWIITLLAAGWRRGVASTNDKIRLNMNI